A genomic window from Candidatus Andeanibacterium colombiense includes:
- a CDS encoding hydantoinase B/oxoprolinase family protein, translating into MTVDVVTTEIVRNLFLSAAEDMRAVLVRSAFQPLIYENEDAAVALMDRNADVLGQSSGLPLFLGNLDEALKEALRIRGGTGWLNDGDIVCFNDPYIQGTHLNDLTMFGPVFFDGEIVGYVATRADVTDVGGRDPGGGTETTEVYQEGLRLGPIKICTANGPVEDFIDTFRRASRSRELVVGDINAMIASCRTGRQRLAEIFGRFGIATVEACRDEIFRQSAEADRQTVAAIPDGTYGGWGEMDDNGIAIGVPVPIELKLTVAGDRMIVDLTGSPASQHGPVNCGRAQTVAAVRVAYKLLFASDRSFDGGCFANIEVLTRPGSMHHALEPASCAWYYTSLGMLIDLFISAFAEVLPDQVTAAQFGDSMVTYFTGPDPGNSAADYMCVEAHAGGWGASSAGQGADGMINCTNGSFRNTPVEAFEARYPITVTEYGLRRGSGGAGRHRGGCGIVRRYRFDAPAQLFLWFDRSRTPGWGLLGGEAGLPPRVEIAGSSNRTDLLKANGIRLEAGDRLTLMTGGGGGFGAAG; encoded by the coding sequence ATGACCGTCGATGTCGTCACCACCGAAATCGTCCGCAATTTGTTCCTTTCCGCCGCGGAGGACATGCGCGCAGTGCTGGTGCGCTCCGCCTTCCAGCCGCTGATCTACGAGAACGAAGATGCGGCGGTCGCGCTGATGGACCGCAATGCGGACGTGCTCGGGCAGTCGAGCGGCCTGCCGCTGTTCCTTGGCAATCTGGACGAAGCGCTCAAGGAAGCGCTGCGGATCCGCGGCGGGACCGGCTGGCTGAACGACGGCGACATCGTGTGCTTCAACGATCCCTATATCCAGGGCACGCATCTCAATGATCTGACGATGTTCGGCCCGGTGTTCTTCGACGGCGAGATCGTCGGCTATGTCGCAACCCGCGCGGATGTGACCGATGTCGGCGGCCGCGACCCCGGGGGTGGCACCGAGACCACCGAAGTCTATCAGGAAGGTCTGCGGCTGGGTCCGATCAAGATCTGCACCGCGAACGGGCCGGTCGAGGATTTCATCGATACGTTCCGCCGGGCCAGCCGCAGCCGCGAGCTGGTGGTCGGGGACATCAACGCGATGATCGCGAGCTGTCGGACCGGACGGCAGCGGCTTGCCGAGATATTCGGACGCTTCGGAATCGCCACCGTGGAAGCCTGCCGCGACGAGATCTTCCGCCAGAGTGCGGAAGCCGATCGCCAGACGGTCGCGGCGATCCCCGACGGCACCTATGGCGGATGGGGCGAGATGGACGACAACGGCATCGCGATCGGCGTGCCCGTGCCGATCGAACTCAAGCTGACCGTGGCGGGCGACCGCATGATCGTCGACCTTACCGGCAGCCCCGCGTCCCAGCACGGCCCGGTCAATTGCGGCCGGGCGCAAACCGTGGCGGCGGTGCGCGTCGCCTATAAGTTGCTGTTTGCCTCGGATCGGTCCTTCGACGGCGGCTGCTTCGCCAATATCGAGGTGCTGACCCGGCCGGGCTCGATGCATCACGCGCTGGAGCCGGCATCGTGTGCCTGGTATTACACTTCGCTCGGCATGCTGATCGACCTGTTCATCAGTGCCTTCGCGGAAGTCCTGCCGGATCAGGTCACCGCCGCGCAGTTCGGCGATTCGATGGTCACCTATTTTACCGGACCCGATCCGGGCAATTCCGCCGCCGACTATATGTGCGTGGAGGCCCACGCGGGCGGCTGGGGCGCGTCTTCCGCCGGCCAGGGCGCCGACGGGATGATCAACTGCACCAACGGCAGCTTCCGCAACACGCCGGTCGAAGCGTTCGAGGCGCGCTATCCGATCACGGTTACCGAATACGGCCTGCGCCGCGGTTCCGGTGGCGCCGGTCGCCATCGCGGCGGCTGCGGTATCGTCCGGCGCTATCGCTTCGACGCACCGGCCCAGCTGTTCCTGTGGTTCGATCGGTCGCGCACGCCGGGTTGGGGCCTGCTGGGCGGCGAAGCTGGTTTGCCGCCGCGCGTCGAGATCGCCGGCAGCAGCAACCGCACCGATCTGCTGAAGGCGAACGGCATCCGGCTCGAGGCCGGCGATCGCCTGACGCTGATGACCGGCGGCGGAGGCGGCTTCGGTGCGGCCGGCTGA
- a CDS encoding APC family permease, which produces MRAHHITFFVVAAAAPLGYAVGSVPLALGRGGIGTAGMFLLVGLFLALFAVGYVAMSRHIANAGALFSYVAAGLGRPLGLGTAFVAVLAYALAATGSIGAFAVFGMQAMHSLTGVASPWYVWGLGGTAAMGCLGLLNVDLNVKLLGFVMTIEVAVLLILSAGIVAGGGAQGLSLDALRPTAIAGGQTGVILMLTFAAFSGFEATALFREEARDPERTVRHAAFLSIAVIALIQSFVTWAIVQAFGSRTAEIANAQPTELFFIAARTFVGEWLADAMIVLVVTSWFASILAFHNATARYLHVLGRDGAIPQIFARRSAKTGAPWIGSIAHTGFSLVAIVCCIAWGLEPYLDFFVVGSVPVSVSIPAMECLTAVAILAFFLRDRRGHSIWVVLAAPLLSALSLGAVLYFVLDNIPFYTAREGAVNWIMPSLNLVVLAAGVARALHLRRTRPALYRRIGNWGQDSAVTPS; this is translated from the coding sequence ATGCGTGCACACCATATCACCTTCTTCGTCGTCGCTGCGGCCGCGCCGCTCGGCTACGCGGTCGGTTCGGTGCCGCTGGCACTCGGACGGGGCGGAATCGGCACGGCGGGGATGTTCCTGCTGGTCGGGCTGTTCCTTGCCCTGTTCGCGGTGGGCTACGTCGCGATGTCGCGCCACATAGCCAATGCCGGTGCGCTGTTCTCCTATGTCGCGGCCGGGCTCGGGCGCCCGCTCGGGCTCGGTACGGCCTTCGTCGCCGTGCTCGCCTATGCACTCGCGGCGACCGGATCGATCGGCGCTTTCGCGGTGTTCGGGATGCAGGCGATGCATTCGCTGACCGGCGTGGCATCCCCGTGGTACGTCTGGGGCCTCGGCGGGACTGCGGCGATGGGCTGCCTCGGGTTGCTGAACGTAGATCTCAACGTGAAGCTGCTCGGCTTCGTGATGACGATCGAGGTGGCGGTGCTGCTGATCCTCTCGGCCGGCATCGTTGCAGGAGGCGGCGCGCAGGGCCTCTCGCTCGACGCGCTGCGCCCGACCGCCATCGCCGGCGGCCAGACCGGCGTCATCCTGATGCTGACTTTCGCGGCGTTCTCCGGCTTCGAGGCGACCGCGCTGTTCCGCGAGGAGGCGCGCGATCCCGAGAGGACGGTGCGCCACGCGGCGTTTCTGTCGATCGCGGTGATCGCGCTGATCCAGTCGTTCGTGACCTGGGCGATTGTCCAGGCCTTCGGCAGTCGCACCGCGGAGATCGCGAATGCGCAGCCGACCGAGTTGTTCTTCATCGCCGCGCGGACCTTCGTGGGGGAATGGCTGGCGGATGCGATGATCGTGCTGGTGGTGACGAGCTGGTTCGCCTCGATCCTCGCATTCCACAATGCGACCGCCCGCTATCTCCATGTCCTCGGTCGGGACGGCGCAATCCCCCAAATCTTCGCGCGGCGTTCGGCAAAGACCGGCGCACCCTGGATCGGCAGCATCGCGCACACAGGCTTCAGCCTGGTCGCGATAGTGTGCTGCATCGCCTGGGGGCTCGAACCCTACCTGGATTTCTTCGTCGTCGGCAGTGTGCCCGTATCGGTCAGTATTCCGGCGATGGAGTGTCTGACCGCGGTCGCGATCCTGGCCTTCTTTCTGCGCGATCGCCGGGGGCATTCGATCTGGGTAGTCCTCGCCGCGCCGCTGCTGTCGGCCTTGTCGCTGGGCGCAGTGCTCTATTTCGTGCTCGACAACATCCCGTTCTACACCGCGCGCGAGGGTGCGGTGAACTGGATCATGCCCAGCCTGAACCTTGTGGTCCTTGCCGCCGGCGTCGCCCGTGCGCTGCATCTGCGCCGCACCCGGCCGGCGCTCTATCGGCGGATCGGCAATTGGGGGCAGGATTCGGCCGTCACACCGTCCTGA
- a CDS encoding sulfotransferase gives MIDRARLSHAAELIRRGRLGPAGQIVAEAVAAAPGDPDVWALAAEFELMRGDLARAVEASRKALALEPRSVLRRVQSARMLAFANRLADAKQACEAALAAGAGAPDHLTLLGSILVCCEDYERALELYRKALAHDPAFHEAKRGLVTVYRFVGRFAEAEELCDELLAVTPDDVEMVHLRSSLRTQTAERNHVEELQARLAREVPDWRVRVQLCYSLAKEFEDLGRYQESFATLEQGASLRHRNTVYDVTRDAEIFGAIKQAFSAARIDRLQGEGHSSEEPIFIVGMPRSGTTLVERIVSSHSAVFAAGELQDFATELVASATRRHGDLSQRRLDLPELALSIDFAELGENYLQATRRVTGHTPRFIDKLPLNFLYVGYIRLAFPNARIVHVRRDPMDSCYAMYKYLFKHAYPFSYDLESLGRYFAAYRNLMDFWHRIFPGEIIEIEYENLIADQEGQTRRLIGALGLDWEDACLAFHRNAAASTTGSAAQVREPIYTSSVAKWRRYEHELEPLRRVLADTGVI, from the coding sequence ATGATCGATCGCGCGCGGCTCAGCCATGCGGCAGAGCTGATCCGGCGGGGCCGGCTTGGCCCCGCCGGTCAGATAGTCGCCGAAGCCGTCGCTGCCGCGCCGGGCGATCCCGATGTGTGGGCGCTTGCGGCCGAGTTCGAGTTGATGCGCGGCGATCTTGCGCGAGCGGTCGAGGCCAGCCGCAAGGCGCTCGCGCTCGAACCGCGCAGCGTGTTGCGACGGGTCCAGTCCGCCCGGATGCTCGCTTTCGCGAACCGGCTCGCCGATGCGAAGCAGGCGTGCGAGGCTGCGCTCGCGGCAGGGGCGGGCGCCCCCGATCATCTGACGCTGCTTGGATCGATCCTGGTCTGCTGCGAAGACTACGAACGGGCGCTCGAATTGTATCGCAAGGCGCTGGCCCACGATCCCGCCTTCCACGAAGCGAAGCGCGGGCTCGTCACCGTCTATCGCTTCGTCGGCCGGTTCGCGGAGGCCGAAGAACTGTGCGACGAACTGCTCGCGGTCACGCCCGACGATGTCGAGATGGTGCACCTGCGCTCATCGCTGCGAACCCAGACCGCCGAGCGCAATCATGTCGAGGAACTGCAAGCGCGGCTGGCGCGGGAAGTGCCGGACTGGCGCGTGCGGGTCCAGCTTTGCTACAGCTTGGCGAAGGAATTTGAGGATCTCGGACGCTACCAGGAATCCTTCGCCACGCTGGAGCAGGGGGCGAGCCTACGCCACCGCAATACCGTGTACGACGTGACGCGCGACGCCGAGATCTTCGGCGCGATCAAGCAGGCTTTCTCGGCTGCGCGGATCGATCGACTGCAGGGAGAAGGTCATTCGAGCGAGGAGCCGATCTTCATCGTCGGCATGCCGCGTTCCGGGACCACGCTGGTCGAGCGGATCGTCTCCAGTCACAGTGCGGTCTTCGCCGCGGGCGAGTTGCAGGATTTCGCCACCGAACTGGTCGCATCGGCCACCCGCAGGCACGGCGATCTGTCGCAGCGCCGTCTGGACCTGCCCGAACTCGCGCTTTCGATCGACTTCGCCGAACTCGGCGAAAACTATCTTCAGGCGACGCGCCGGGTCACCGGCCACACGCCGCGCTTCATCGACAAGCTGCCGCTCAATTTCCTCTACGTCGGCTATATCCGGCTGGCCTTTCCGAACGCGCGCATCGTCCATGTGCGGCGCGATCCGATGGATAGCTGCTATGCGATGTACAAATATCTGTTCAAGCACGCCTATCCCTTCTCCTACGATCTGGAGAGCCTGGGGCGCTATTTCGCCGCCTATCGCAATTTGATGGATTTCTGGCACCGCATTTTTCCGGGCGAAATCATTGAGATCGAATATGAGAATCTGATCGCCGACCAGGAGGGCCAGACCCGGCGGCTGATCGGCGCGCTGGGTCTCGACTGGGAAGACGCCTGCCTGGCGTTCCACCGCAACGCCGCGGCCTCGACTACCGGGAGTGCCGCCCAGGTGCGCGAGCCGATCTACACATCGTCGGTCGCGAAATGGCGCCGCTACGAACACGAGTTGGAACCGCTGCGCCGTGTCCTCGCCGACACCGGAGTGATCTGA
- a CDS encoding cytochrome c, translating into MVRLGGRIFGIVIVCGALAGCLAPLASTSGVNIHTTMVDGVDPAAVAIWSLSSRAMSEASGSRQTRMNRDAWIRLEMAAEQLARNAGRLADATTLRVGAHGDPLEGFANSAEIQARIDADPAQFRRLARDAAEQSATLAAAARAKNIGQSQALTKSLYNNCLACHSRYWVQTS; encoded by the coding sequence ATGGTCAGGCTGGGCGGGCGCATTTTCGGGATAGTCATCGTTTGCGGTGCTTTGGCGGGATGCCTGGCGCCGTTGGCCTCCACTTCGGGGGTCAACATTCACACCACGATGGTCGATGGGGTTGATCCGGCGGCCGTTGCCATCTGGAGCCTGAGCAGCCGCGCGATGAGCGAGGCAAGCGGGTCGCGGCAGACGCGCATGAATCGCGACGCCTGGATCAGGTTGGAAATGGCAGCCGAGCAACTCGCTCGGAACGCCGGCCGCCTCGCTGACGCGACGACGCTTCGCGTCGGTGCGCACGGCGACCCACTCGAAGGCTTCGCAAATAGTGCTGAAATTCAGGCTCGAATAGATGCTGACCCGGCCCAGTTCAGGCGGTTGGCGCGGGACGCGGCCGAGCAATCGGCGACACTCGCTGCCGCCGCGCGCGCCAAGAACATCGGCCAGAGCCAGGCCCTGACAAAGAGCCTCTATAACAATTGCCTGGCGTGCCACTCCCGTTACTGGGTTCAAACTTCCTGA
- a CDS encoding MFS transporter has protein sequence MLHDANPIPETSEGGGPREVQSRAGKSKVQIGLSVAILAAGIAGNADIALSPLLLSGMAQFLHFNDRVLGELASISSIGSSLATVAALFVMHRKGWPLRLTAIVCLCAYAVINLAIPSFFDNPMLLLAAIFLGGCCSGLLWAVAVTAQATVHGNERLIAIFYGTPYLTGLVFQPMMPFVFARWGLPAPYFGIAGACVLSLLLVRFFPARAVEAAAPEREEGTAGGARRGSFIGIGIVLLALFVQYCANSGIWVYFDRIGRLAGHTPQASANAVALGVGMALVGTMLATVLTVRLRPLPTILIISAVMALATLGLLEAGNYVLFAGSISLFNVMITFITPFFFILLNRISTARGRVALAANICMMGGFALGPALVGRIVEGGDFSSAIIVTAVAFLVSAVLVVASSGSGRLRS, from the coding sequence ATGCTGCATGACGCGAATCCGATTCCCGAAACGTCCGAGGGAGGCGGGCCCCGCGAGGTGCAGTCGCGCGCCGGCAAATCGAAGGTGCAGATCGGCCTGTCGGTTGCGATCCTCGCCGCCGGGATCGCGGGGAATGCCGATATCGCACTGTCGCCGCTGCTGCTGTCGGGCATGGCGCAGTTCCTGCATTTCAACGACCGGGTGCTCGGCGAACTTGCTTCGATATCGTCGATAGGCTCGTCGCTCGCCACGGTCGCGGCGCTGTTCGTCATGCATCGCAAGGGCTGGCCGCTGCGCCTGACCGCGATCGTATGTCTGTGCGCCTATGCGGTAATCAACCTCGCGATCCCCTCGTTCTTCGACAATCCCATGCTGCTGCTCGCGGCGATCTTCCTCGGCGGGTGCTGCTCGGGGCTGTTGTGGGCGGTGGCAGTGACCGCGCAGGCGACCGTCCACGGCAACGAGCGGCTGATCGCGATCTTCTATGGCACGCCCTATCTGACCGGGCTGGTGTTCCAGCCGATGATGCCGTTCGTGTTCGCGCGCTGGGGCCTGCCGGCGCCTTATTTCGGAATCGCCGGAGCCTGTGTGCTGTCGCTGCTATTGGTCCGCTTCTTTCCGGCGCGGGCGGTCGAAGCGGCCGCGCCGGAGCGGGAAGAGGGCACCGCGGGCGGCGCACGGCGCGGATCCTTCATCGGCATCGGGATCGTGCTGCTGGCGCTGTTCGTCCAGTATTGCGCCAATTCGGGCATCTGGGTCTATTTCGACCGGATCGGGCGGCTGGCCGGACACACCCCGCAGGCCAGCGCCAATGCGGTCGCGCTGGGCGTCGGAATGGCGCTGGTCGGGACCATGCTGGCCACCGTGCTGACTGTCAGGCTGCGGCCGCTGCCGACGATCCTCATCATCAGCGCAGTGATGGCGCTCGCTACGCTCGGGCTTCTCGAAGCCGGAAACTACGTGCTGTTCGCCGGCTCGATTTCGCTGTTCAACGTGATGATCACTTTCATCACGCCGTTTTTCTTCATCCTGCTCAACCGCATCTCGACCGCGCGTGGCCGCGTGGCGCTGGCCGCGAACATCTGCATGATGGGCGGTTTCGCGCTCGGCCCGGCGTTGGTCGGGCGGATCGTCGAGGGAGGCGATTTTTCCAGCGCGATCATCGTCACCGCGGTTGCGTTCCTGGTCAGCGCTGTGCTGGTGGTCGCAAGTTCCGGCAGTGGCAGGTTACGGTCCTGA
- a CDS encoding antibiotic biosynthesis monooxygenase → MGDGFRGCARPIHSHDPELGMIRSLLRMKVKPGRERAFAALFEERQIPERAMAIPGCLSVELSIIDAGEILSTALWASPEAYQGWLNSPGRVDDIAALLPLLANVPDAVSPSEICEILLTSSQPVSGD, encoded by the coding sequence GTGGGCGACGGCTTTCGCGGCTGCGCCCGCCCCATCCATTCGCATGATCCGGAGCTTGGAATGATCCGCAGCCTTTTGAGAATGAAGGTGAAACCCGGGCGCGAGCGAGCCTTCGCAGCGCTGTTCGAGGAGCGGCAAATCCCGGAGCGCGCGATGGCTATTCCGGGTTGCCTGAGCGTAGAACTGAGCATCATCGACGCTGGCGAAATCCTCTCGACCGCGCTGTGGGCCTCGCCCGAAGCTTATCAGGGCTGGCTCAATTCCCCCGGCCGGGTGGACGATATCGCCGCGCTGCTGCCGCTGCTTGCCAATGTTCCGGATGCGGTAAGCCCGTCCGAGATCTGCGAGATCCTGCTTACCTCCTCCCAGCCAGTTTCCGGAGACTGA
- a CDS encoding hydantoinase/oxoprolinase family protein has protein sequence MSSNRLRVGVDIGGTFTDIVIMDPDAGTTVTHKVPSTPADPGLGMLAGLDQLGITGDIGFLVHGTTAGLNAILARAGERIALLTTEGFRDVILLQRAGNPNIWSLRSRKPEPLVAEADIHTVRERIRHDGSVEVALAEEDVARFAAWLEAEGVSSVAVCLLHAHLHSAHELAVARMLRARLPGLSVVLSHEVAPEQGEFERSSTTVATGYVSRTIDRYLATLVRELRARECPAPLHVMRSSGGICGVQMVAGQPIQTILSGPAGGVVAVETVARTLGRANVIGIDMGGTSSDVSMVVDGAIALAAECDIAGQVMKMPVVELHTIGAGGGSIARAEAGGLRVGPQSAGVTPGPACYGRGGERPTVTDAQVLLGRIDPDWFLGGQMKLDAAAAKTAIGSLAGQIGLDAMGAAEGILAVANGMMANAIRTLTMRRGIDVRDFSLLAFGGAGPLHGVALAEELGIDEVIVPFGTGVLSAWGMLHADIRHDVSAPLTGRVGAPETQAALSAAIETLRTNGAGLLAEEGVPDAARDYAVSLDMRYVGQEHSILVPMRAGENLAAAFHDAYRARFGHAMPAAPIEIVQARLAATGRVGAQAVAANAARETRPGTTRTIRIAGADHSASIVHREAMAPTDTVTGPAVILEAGSTTLVPPGWTARHEAAGALIIRKTEA, from the coding sequence GTGAGTTCAAACCGTTTGCGGGTGGGCGTCGATATCGGCGGCACCTTCACCGACATCGTCATCATGGACCCGGATGCGGGAACGACAGTCACTCACAAAGTGCCGAGCACACCCGCCGATCCGGGTCTTGGCATGCTGGCCGGGCTGGATCAGCTCGGCATAACCGGCGACATCGGCTTCCTGGTTCACGGAACGACCGCGGGGCTCAACGCGATCCTCGCCCGCGCCGGAGAGCGCATCGCGCTGCTCACCACCGAAGGCTTTCGCGACGTCATCCTGCTGCAGCGCGCGGGCAATCCGAACATCTGGAGCCTGCGCTCGCGGAAACCGGAGCCGCTGGTTGCGGAAGCCGACATTCACACGGTTCGCGAACGCATCCGCCATGACGGCAGCGTGGAAGTCGCGCTGGCCGAGGAGGACGTCGCACGCTTCGCCGCATGGCTGGAGGCCGAGGGCGTGAGCAGTGTCGCGGTGTGCCTTCTCCACGCGCATCTCCACTCCGCGCACGAGCTCGCGGTGGCCCGGATGTTGCGGGCCCGGCTGCCCGGACTCTCCGTGGTGCTGTCGCACGAAGTCGCGCCCGAGCAGGGCGAATTCGAACGCAGCTCGACCACGGTCGCGACCGGCTATGTCTCGCGCACCATCGACCGCTATCTGGCGACGCTGGTGCGCGAACTGCGTGCCCGCGAATGCCCTGCGCCGCTGCACGTGATGCGATCGAGCGGCGGGATCTGCGGGGTGCAGATGGTCGCCGGCCAGCCGATCCAGACGATCCTTTCCGGACCCGCCGGCGGCGTGGTCGCGGTCGAGACGGTCGCCCGCACGCTCGGCCGAGCGAATGTCATCGGCATCGACATGGGCGGCACCTCGTCCGACGTCAGCATGGTCGTCGATGGCGCGATCGCGCTGGCGGCCGAATGCGATATCGCCGGCCAGGTGATGAAGATGCCGGTGGTGGAACTGCACACCATCGGCGCGGGCGGCGGCTCGATCGCGCGCGCGGAGGCCGGCGGATTGCGGGTTGGCCCGCAGAGCGCCGGCGTGACGCCGGGACCGGCCTGCTATGGCCGAGGCGGCGAACGGCCGACTGTGACCGACGCACAGGTGCTGCTCGGCCGGATCGACCCGGACTGGTTCCTCGGCGGGCAGATGAAGCTCGACGCAGCAGCCGCGAAAACCGCGATAGGCTCGCTCGCCGGGCAGATCGGGCTCGACGCGATGGGCGCGGCCGAAGGCATCCTGGCGGTAGCCAACGGGATGATGGCCAACGCCATTCGCACGCTGACGATGCGCCGCGGCATCGATGTGCGCGACTTTTCGCTGCTTGCCTTCGGCGGCGCGGGCCCGCTCCATGGTGTCGCCCTCGCGGAAGAACTCGGGATCGACGAAGTGATCGTGCCGTTCGGCACCGGCGTACTCTCCGCCTGGGGGATGCTGCACGCGGATATCCGGCACGACGTCTCCGCCCCCCTCACCGGCCGGGTCGGCGCGCCCGAGACGCAGGCCGCCCTGTCCGCAGCCATTGAAACGCTCCGCACCAACGGGGCCGGGCTGCTGGCGGAGGAAGGCGTGCCCGACGCGGCCCGCGACTATGCCGTCTCGCTCGACATGCGCTATGTCGGGCAGGAGCATTCGATACTCGTGCCGATGCGCGCTGGCGAGAATCTCGCGGCCGCCTTCCACGATGCCTATCGCGCGCGTTTCGGCCACGCGATGCCCGCCGCTCCGATAGAAATCGTGCAGGCGCGGCTCGCGGCGACCGGCCGCGTCGGCGCGCAGGCAGTCGCCGCAAACGCGGCGCGCGAGACCCGGCCCGGAACCACCCGCACGATCCGCATCGCCGGCGCGGACCATTCGGCGTCGATCGTGCATCGCGAGGCGATGGCGCCGACGGATACCGTTACCGGGCCCGCCGTCATTCTCGAGGCCGGCTCGACCACGCTGGTGCCGCCGGGCTGGACCGCGCGGCACGAAGCCGCCGGCGCCTTGATTATCAGGAAGACCGAAGCATGA
- a CDS encoding universal stress protein, which translates to MRSIVLHIHDDDCFEARFQAALDLSKAFGSHIDCVQPIPIDVSVDIYGMGGAEMAPILRDNADIFQQRVEARLASEAAIWTWTQEFDSSDHMLVAHSALADLVVLGTSDPMVGSAVSSIAGQVAIHAQTPVLAVPGAVRSFDVSAPAVVAWNGSVQSSHALRAAVPLLRRAASVQIVAVEENRATRAYELSATAGAEFLSRHGVDCEIVAIPNRSRPSDALRQAAEMRRAGHIVMGAYGHTRLRETVFGGVTRELLAHSSVPLFLCH; encoded by the coding sequence ATGCGTTCCATCGTGCTCCATATTCATGACGACGACTGCTTCGAGGCCCGGTTCCAGGCCGCGCTCGACTTATCCAAGGCTTTCGGCAGTCACATCGATTGCGTGCAGCCGATTCCGATCGACGTCTCGGTCGACATCTACGGCATGGGCGGCGCGGAGATGGCTCCGATCCTGCGCGACAATGCCGACATTTTCCAGCAACGCGTCGAAGCTCGGCTAGCATCGGAGGCGGCCATCTGGACCTGGACCCAGGAGTTCGATTCGAGCGACCACATGCTGGTCGCCCATTCCGCCCTCGCCGACCTGGTCGTGCTCGGCACCTCGGACCCGATGGTCGGCAGCGCCGTCTCAAGCATCGCCGGGCAAGTCGCAATCCACGCCCAAACGCCGGTGCTGGCGGTGCCGGGGGCTGTCCGCAGCTTCGATGTGTCCGCCCCGGCGGTGGTTGCGTGGAACGGTTCGGTGCAGTCGTCGCATGCTCTGCGCGCGGCCGTGCCGCTGCTGCGGCGTGCGGCTTCGGTGCAAATCGTGGCCGTCGAAGAAAACCGCGCTACACGGGCTTACGAGCTTTCCGCCACCGCGGGTGCCGAGTTCCTCTCGCGCCACGGGGTCGACTGCGAGATCGTCGCAATTCCGAACCGGAGCAGACCGTCAGACGCGCTTCGCCAAGCCGCCGAAATGCGGCGGGCTGGCCATATCGTGATGGGTGCCTATGGGCACACGCGTCTGCGCGAGACCGTATTCGGCGGCGTGACGCGCGAGTTGCTCGCGCATTCGTCGGTTCCGCTGTTCCTCTGCCACTGA